The stretch of DNA GCCAGTGACATTTGAGGCGGCGCTAAAGCTAGCTATTATCTTTCTTTTTGCATTTTGCTTTAATGTATTCTCAAGCATCGCATAGTCTATCTCATTATTTTCATCAAGCTCTATACGTTTTATATCACAAAGCCCTTCTCTTAAGCTAACTTCAACAGAGTGATGCTCATAAGGGCCAATGATCGCTAGTGGCAAGTTTAATTTTCTTAAATTTGCTTCACCGATCAAGGCTCTTGTAGCTGGTGAGATATAAATTCCCATTATTTCCTGAAATTTCTTTATCGCAGCCGTTGCTCCTTGACCAGTCGCAATAAGATAAAAACTATCATCAAGACCTAATAAGCCTTTTAGCTCAGCCCTTGCATTCTCATAGCATTTTTGCGTTAGCACTGCGCTTGAACTACTATCTGAGTGAGTGTTTGCGTAGGTTTTTAAAAATTTTAAAATTTCATCTTCAATGGGCTTGTAAGCAAGACCTGAAGCCGTGTAGTCAAAATAGTAAAGACCATCTTTTAAAATGATATTTTTTCTTACTTCATCGATATTTAGCAATGTTTTCCTTTTATTTAAAGCAGGGATTATAATTAAATTTTCATAAAAAAGCTTGCAAAATAAGCATCTTTTAAAGCAATAAATTTCTTTGTAAATTTTCTATATTTTTCTTTATCGTGCCATCTTTATAGATAGCAGATATTAAGGCGATTATGTCTGGATTTACTCTAGCGACACTTGCAATGTTGCTAGAGTTTATGCCTCCTATGACACACACATTCATTCCCATTTCTTTTGCTTGTGATATGGTTTGGGCCTTGCAAAGTGGCGCATTTGGTTTTGTTGGGCTTTTAAACATCGCTCCAAAAGCCACATAGCTAGCACCATTTTGTTTTGCCCTAAGGGCAAGCTCCAAGCTATCATAGCAGCTAACTCCCACGTAAGCATCATCTCCTAAAATTTCAAACGCTTCTTTTATACTCGCATCATCTTTTCCCAAATGCACGGACTTTGCCCCTATATGAGCAGCAAATAAAATATCATCATTTACGATAAATCTGGCTCCAAATTTTTCGCATAAGTTGAAAATTTCACTAGCTAGCCTCTCATATTTGGGTATTTTTTTAGAGCGAAATTGAAAAAATTTTACCCCACACTCTAAAATTTCTTTAGTGTATTGCAAGGCTAAATTTTCAGGCATCAACACATCGTCGCTAATCGCATAAATTTCAATCACTTATGCCAACTTTATGATTTAGTAGACGTTTGCCAAATTTTGTCGTAATTGCATTTTTAATAGCATTTAAAATGTATTTTTTGGCTAGTTTTATGGCCTCTTCTTTTGTGTGTCCATTTGCCAGCAAGCAAGCCAGCGCACTTGCAAAGCTACATCCAGCCCCGTGCATGATCTCTGGTTTTATTAGTGGCTCTTTAAATTTAATTACGTCACCATTTTTTTTAAAAAGAGTATCTTCACAAATTTCTGCAACCATGCTTCGCTTTAAGATCATATCGCAAGGTAAATTTTTACTATCAAGTTTCAAAACTTTGGCTTCATCGATATTTGGCGTGATAATGTCTGCAAATTTAAAAAGCTCTTTTAAGCTTGCTATCGCATCATCCTCAAGAAGCTTTGAGCCTGATTTTGCTACGCAAACTGGATCTATTACTATTTTAATGCCTTGCTTATAAAATTTTTCAAGCCAAGCACCAACGCAAGATATAAGCTCTTTATTAAAAAGCATACCAACCTTTATGGCATCTATGTTTAGCTCTTCGTCTACCATTTTGATCTGTTCATTTAGATTTGTAACATTTGTTGCAAAGATATTGCTAACGCCATTTGTATTTTGTGCCGTAAGAGCCGTGATAGCTGTCGCTGCGTAGCAAGAAAATGCCTCGCATGTCTTAATATCAGCCTGCACGCCAGCACCACCAACACTATCACTTCCTGCAATGATTAATATATTTTTCATCTATCTCCCATACAACCTGAAATTTTATCAACACTAAAAGGATCATCGACCTTCCAAATACTTGAATACTTCTTAATGCTATTTTTTAATGCATCTACTAAATAATCCGCGTCCTTTAGCGTATGCGTATAGTGGAGTCCAGCCCTTACCCAGCCTGGCTTATGGGTAAATAGTGCATCTTCTTTTAAATGAAGCAAATCATGTCCATATGGCCCAGCGCAAGAACATCCTGCACGCGTTTGAATGCCATATTCTTTGCTTAAAACTTTGGCTAGTTCATAAGGCGAAACACCAGTCACGTTAAAAGCAAATATCGGCAAACGCTTTATGTTATTTGGATGATAGCACGTAAGCTCAGGAATTTCTGCTAGTCTTTTTTCCAAATACTCTCCAAGCTCGCTCTCGTTTTCATATATTGCCTCAAATCCTATCTCATTTCTTAGCCTATAGGCCAAATTTGCCCTTATAAGTCCTAAAATAGGCGGAGTGCCAGCCTCTTCTAGCTGTTCACTATCTTTTACAAATATAGCATAGTTTTTGCTAACATAACTTACCGTTCCACCACCAGCAAATGTCGGCTCATCTGAGTTTGCAAGTATCTTTTTTATAGCAAGAAGCCCACAACTTCCAACTCCACCAAGTAATTTATGAGGAGATAAAAAAAGAGCATCAAAGTAGTCACAATCAATATTTCCATAAGCGCTAAAACTTGCCGCATCAAATGCCACAATGCCACCATAAGATTTTATAAGAGTGTAAATTTTTCTATAATCGCTCAAAACCCCAGTCACATTTGAAGCCACACTAAAAGTTGCGATGATCTCACGACCGATATTTATCCTTAAAATTTGCTCCAAATGATTAAAGTCGATCCCTCCGTTTTTATCAAGCCTGATACGCTCAACCTCACAAAGTGCCTGTCTAAAGCTTATCTCATTTGAATGATGCTCATAAGGACCAAGCACAACAAGCGGAGAATTTTCATCTGGCTTTAGGGCATATCTTTTTTTTAATGCTGGCGGTGCATAAATTCCTAAAATTTCTTGAAATTTCTTTATCGCACCGGTAGCTCCATTGCCACAAGCAAAAAGATAAAAACTATCATCAAGTCCTAGTAAGCTTTTTAATTCACGTCTTGAATCTTCATAAGTTTGAGCGGTTTTATAGGCGTTTGATGAGCTGATAGAGTGCGTATTTGCGTATGTTTGGAGTATTTTTGCTATCTCATCTTCGATAGGTTTATAAGCTAGCCCTGAAGCTGTAAAATCAAAATAATAAATACCATTTTTTAAAATTATATTTTCTCTAATGTGCTCTAAATTTACCAAATCACAACCCTTGTTTTTTGCATAGCATTATAGATTACTTTAGCTAAAATATACTACAATGCCCAAATAAAGGAGCCAATATAAAAGCTTTAAAATCAACATTTGAGCGAATGAAACACCTTGATATAAATGAACTTATTAAATTTCATCTTGTCTTTGATGAGTTTGATTTAAAGCACTCATATTATGATGTTTTTGAAGCGATTGAGGCTGAAATTTTAAACAACTTCTTGGCCTTGATGCCAAAATTTTACTTCGAGTCCGATACAAACGATGCTATAAAATCTGCCCTCATAAAACTCGCACGAAGCGATAGAAAAAAATTTAGTGTAAATAAAATTTTGCCTCAAAGCCTAGCTAGCAAAGTCTACGCAAAGCTTTTTGAAAAGAATTTTTTACTGCTTGAAAAAAGTAGAGAAGTACTTCCAAAAAGATCAAAAAACCAAATGCTAAAAAAAGAGGAAAGGGGCTATAAAGTTGAGGATAAAATACATTTTAATAGCCATTTTTCAAGGTTTTGGTTTAGATTCATAGAGCCAAATTTAAGCTTGCTAAAAGCCGGTAAAAATGATGAAATTTTAGCCATTATAAAAAAAGAATTTGACGAATATGCAAGCCTTGGATTTGAAATTTTATGCGGTGAACTCATGGCAAAAAAATTTCTGATTAATGGCATATTTTTAAGTAGCTTTTGGAGCAGAAATATAGAGCTTGATATGCTATTAAATATAGGTGGCAAGATCATAGTCGGCGAGGCAAAATATAAAGAGAGAAAGGTTTGTAAAAATGTGCTAAATTTACTATTAAAAAAATGCGAAAAACTAAATATCAAGCCAGATATTATTGCTCTTTTTTCAAAGAGTGGATTTAGTAGCGAGCTAAGAAATTTAAAAGATGAAAGACTAAGGCTTTATGAAATTAGCGATTTTGAGGAACTTTTAAAATGAACGAACACGATATCCAAGCTGGCTTAAAAAGCCTGATAGAGCAGACTTATCTAATAGAAAACGAATATAAAAATTTAACATCATCTTATGCAAACTTGCAAAATTTCATTAAAGATATTGTAGAAATTCTGCCAAATGCTATCTGGGTATTAGATGAAAATGATGAGATCTTTTTACAAAATTCAGAAGCAGTAAGACTTGGTAAAATTTTTAAAGAGATACCAAAAAAAGAGGGCGAGATAAATGTAGATGGACAAATTTATCTTTTTAAAACAAGCTCTAAAGACAATAAACTAATAATCTCTGCAACAAACATAACAGTAGAAAAACGCACCGAGCGTCTTGCCTCTATGGGCCAAGTGGCAGCTCACCTAGCCCACGAGATCAGAAATCCGGTAGGCTCTATCTCGCTTTTAGCATCAACACTACTTAAAAGAGCTGATGAACGCACAAAGCCTATCGTAAATCAGATACAAAAAGCTACATGGCGAGTCGAACGCATAATCAAAGCTACTCTACTTTTTACAAAGGGCCTTAACATAAATGCACAAATTTTTGACTTTTCACAGCTTAAAAAAGAGTGCGAAGAGGCTATAAATTTTTACGACTATTCAAAGGATATTAAATTTAGCCTAGAATTTCCAGATGGCAAATATACGGGCGATCTTGATCTACTAGCCATCGTCTTTCAAAATATTTTATTTAACGCCATTGATGCCATCGAAGAGAGCGATGATGATGAAGGAGAGATTATTTTAAGCTACGAAAAAATACCAAGTGAACATAAATTTATCATTTACGATAGTGGCGAGCCTATCAAAGACAAAGCCATAGTCTTTGAGCCATTTAAAAGCAGCAAGCTAAAAGGAAACGGCCTTGGACTACACCTTTGCTTGCAGATCATAGAGGCTCACAAAGGCAGTATCGAGATCACACTAAATCCAAAAACATTTTGCATAAATTTACCAATAAAGGAGTAAGAATGAACATACAAAACGAACTTGAGGCTTTTAAAAAATCTCTTCAAACGCTTGATTTGAGAGAAATTTCAAACAATGGAGCAAAAAACGTTGCATTTATCTGTATTGATATGATAGAAGCATTTGCTGGCAGTGGCGCGCTCGCTAGCCAAAGAGTGGCCGCCTTATCAAATGGGATCGCGACACTCTTTGATAGAGCGTGGAGAGATTTTGGTTTTAGAAATTTTATCCTTATAGAAGATAGACACACCAGTGATTCAAAAGAATTTGAGAACTTTTTGCCACATGCCATACTTGATACAAATGAGATAAAAACCGTAAAAGAGATAGAAAATCTAAGCTTTTTTAAAGAGTTCAAGACATTTTATAAAAACTCTTTAAGCATCGCATTTAATAAAGAATTTGAGAAATTTTTAGAGCAAAACCCACAAATTGACACTTTTGTTATTACCGGAGATTGCACTGATATGTGCGTTTATCAGTGCGTTAGTTATCTTAAACTACGAGCCAATGAATATAATAAAAAATCAAGAGTTATCGTGCCGTTTGATCTTACGCAAACGTACGATATACCAGGACATAATGGCGATTTTTACCACGAGATGTTTTCTCTTCATATGAAGCTAGCACTTGGCGCTGATGTGGTAAAGAGTATTAATTTTTAAAGCTTGCTTGAAATATTTATGAGCCTATTTAGCTCGTCAAATTTAAAGCTAAGCTCGTATTTATCCGATACGATTTCATTAGGACTTTCGCTAAATTTCATATCACAGCTTAGCAAAAGTCCTTTTATAAAGATTTTGTGATCTAGCTCGTAGCTGCTTATACACTCATTTACTACGCTCAAAATCTCATTTGCTAGCACTGGCTCTTCAAAGACCACATCCGCTCTAAAAGCCACATACGCCGCTCCTCCCTCGTACTCTATCCTATAATAATTTTGCTCATCAAAAGCGGTGCAAAGAACCATACTAATCGTGTGACCATTAAAATTTTCATCTAGCTCAAATTGTGGCGTGCTAAATGCGCTAAGTCCAAATTTCTCGCCAAACTCACGTGCTTTATTTGCAAGCTTGAGCAACCGCTCATCAAAGCCATTTATATTTTCATAACCCCAAAGCCACGTATTTGACGAGAAGCTTTCAGAGCCGATAAACTGCATGTCAAACTCACGCCCATCAAAGTAAATTTTGCCACTATCAAAATCAACCTGCCAATTGCTACCTTCAACAAGTAGCTTAAATGCACGTTTTTGAAGTAATGTCGATTTGCCGACACATGCGCTAAAAAGCTCGCTCCAGTTACTTTTATCTACGCCAAGCTTATCTAAAAACATCGCTTCTCCGGGCACTAGCAAGCTATCGCTTGAAGTGCTTTTTCTTTAAAGCTGTCATTTACAACAAATTTTGTCTTATAGACAAAAATTTGAGCCGTATTTTCATTTTTTATCTTAATAACAAGACGTTTATCGTTGTTTGTGCCACTTTTTATATGTTCGTTATAACCAAGATTATAAAGGTTGGTAATCTTATCTTTGCTAAGCTCACTAAGGCATAAAAGTACCTCTAGTTCGGCATATTCTCTTGCTATTTGAGGCGTGCTAGCTTCTTCATTTTTAGAAAATTTAGAGTTTTGTTTTAGCTTTCTTGTCTTAAAGTCTAAATTTTGTGCATCTTCTAGGCTATAAACCTCGTTTAAATTTGTCCTTACAAATTGATCATCTTTTGTGATATTTATCCTAAAAGCATAAGGGAGGTCGCGTTTTGCTTCATCTTTTACTATATCTTCGATGTTGCCAAGCTCTCTTTCAAAGACTGCGATCTCGATATTTCCGTGAAAATCAAGCACATTTATAGTGCCCATTTTCTTGCCACTTTTGGTTATCCTTGTGCTAAAGTCCTCGATCTTACCAACGACTAAAATTTCAGCGCTTTGCGGCAAGCTCTCAAATTCTGAACTTAGAGTGTATTTTATCTTGTTGATCTCGTCTTTATAATCATCAAGCGGGTGGCCTGAGAGGTAGATACCAACGCTCTCTTGCTCAAATTTTAAAATTTGTTTGATGTCAAATTCGTCATTTATCGCGACAAAATTTATATTCACATCGTTCATGCTCTCATCTTCGCCAAACAAGCTCTCAACTGCATTTTTACGAATCTGAGCAGCACTTTTGCAAGCTTCTATGATATTTTCTACATTTTGCATAAGCATCTTGCGACTAAAGCCAAACTCATCAAAGCAACCAGCTTTTATGAGGCTTTCAAAGACCTTTTTATTGACCTTAAATGGATCGATCCTTGAGACAAAGTCATCCATACTCTTAAATTCGCCATTTGCTTCACGCTCAGTGATAATGTTTTCAATAGCCGCTCCGCCAACGCCTTTAATCGCACCAAGTCCAAAGATAATGCCGTCATGATCGCCATTTTTAACGACGCTAAATTCTTTAGTTGATTTATTGATAGATGGTGGCAAAGTGTCTATATTTATGCGTTTTATCTCATCGATATAGCGAACGATCTTATCGACATTGCTCTCTTCGCTTGTAAGAAGTGCGGCCATAAATTCAGCCGGATAGTAAGCCTTAAGATAAGCAGTTTGAAAGGTAACATAAGCGTAAGCTGCGGAGTGAGATTTATTAAAGCCATATCCCGCAAATTTTACAATTAGCTCGAAAAGATCGTCTGCTTTTTGTCCATTTAGCCCTTTTGCCTCAGCACCTTTTACAAACTCGCCCTTTAGCCTATCCATCTCTTCTTTGATCTTTTTACCCATCGCACGGCGTACAAGGTCCGCCCCGCCAAGGCTAAAGCCGCCTATGGCTTGAACGATTTGCATAACTTGCTCTTGATAGACGATGACGCCGTATGTTGGTGCAAGGATCGGCTCAAGCTCTTTAAATGAGTAGGTTATCTCTGCCTCGCCATGTTTTCTTTTGACGAAGTCATCGAGCATACCACTCTCCATCGGTCCTGGGCGGTAGAGCGCTAGCATCGCGACGATATCCTCGAAGCAGTCTGGACGCAAGCTAGTTCCTAGCTTTCTCATGCCCTCGCCCTCGATTTGGAAAATTCCTATCGCTTGGCCGCTTTGTATCATTTTATAAACATTAGAATCGTTTTTATCGATCTGCTCCCAAATGATATCCTTGCTAGTTCGTTGTTTTACTAGCTTTATGGCATTATCGATAACCGTTAGTGTTTTTAGTCCAAGAAAGTCAAATTTTATTAAATCCACATCCTCAAGATATTTAAGGCTATACTGCGTAACATATCGATCTTCTGGGCTGTTTGGCTGACGAAATAGCGGAGTTTTATTCCAAAGCTCCTCATTTGAGATAACAACACCTGCTGCGTGCTGGCCGGCGTTTCTATTTAGCCCCTCAAGATCAAGTGCAAATTTCCAAATTTTAGCTGCCTTTGGATTTTGACTTATTAGTTCAGCTATCTTTGGCTCTTTTTCATAAGCATCTTTTAGCGTAATGCCTAGTTCATCAGGTATTAACTTTGCCATCGCATCAGCTTCGGCGTAAGGCATATCACAAACCCTAGCAACGTCTCTAATGACACCTTTTGCGAGCAATTTACCAAAGGTAATAACGCCAGCAACGTTAAATTTTCCATATTTTTGCGTAACATAGTCAATTATCTCGCCGCGTCTACTTTGACAAAAATCCACGTCAATATCTGGCATGCTAACACGCTCTGGGTTTAGAAACCTCTCAAAAAGTAGGTTGTATGGAATTGGATCAAGGTCAGTGATCTTTAGTGAATAAGCGACCAAGCTACCAGCCGCAGAACCACGTCCTGGACCAACTGGCACACCTCTACTTTTAGCCTCATTTATGAAATCCCAAACGATCATCATGTAGCCTGGGAAATTCATTTTATTTATGATGCCAATCTCTATCTCAAGACGCTTTTTGTATTCGTCATGTAAATTTTCAGGGACAAATTTTAGCCTCTCTTCAAGACCTTTTCTACATTCATACTCAAAAAAAACAGCATCGTTTTTAAAGCTATATCTATTTTCTGGCTCTGGAAGTGTTAAATTTCTCTCTTTAGCATACTCAAGCGTAAATTTAAAATTTGGCGGAGTTGGGTTGCCAAGCTTGATCTCAAGATTGCACTTATCCACGATCTCTTGGGTGTTTTCTATCACTTCAGGGATATCTAAAAATAGCTCACTCATCTGCTCTTTGCTTTTTACAAAAAACTCATGGACGCTGTGGCGAAGTCGGTTTGGATCATCTAAAGTTTTGTTCATCGCGATACACATAAAAACCTCATGCGCGTCAGCTCGCTCTTTAAAAGTGTAGTGAGTATCGTTTGTGGCAATAACCTTTATGCCAGTCTCTTTGGCGATGCGTAAAATATCATCATCAATGCGTTTTTGATCGCCGATGCCGTGACGCATGATCTCAAGATAAAAGTCATCTCCAAAAATTTCTTTATACTCAAGCGCGATCTCTTTTGCTCTCTCGTAGCCTTTAGCGCCAAATTTGACGTTACGATCGCTTAAATTTAGATGCCAACTTACCTCGCCCTGCAAGCAAGCAGAGCTACAAACCAAGCCCTCGCTGTGCTCTTTTAAAATTTTTTTATTTATACGAGGATAGTAGTAAAAGCCCTCGATGTAGCTCATGGAGCTAAGATACATTAAATTTTTATAGCCAGTCTCATTTTTGGCGATTAGTATAAGGTGAAAGCGCTGCTTAGTACTCTTGTCATCAAGCTGCTCGCCATTATGAACGTAAGCTTCGATGCCAATTAGCGGTTTTATTCCCTCTTTTTTCATCGCCTTGTAAAAATCTATCGCTCCAAACATATTACCGTGATCTGTGATCGCCGCTGCTGTGTCGCCTCTATCATGAAGCACATGAGCTAGCTCTTTTATCTTGTTCGCTCCGTCAAGAAGGGAGTATTCGGTGTGTAAATGTAGGTGCGTAAAGTTAGATTTTTCACTCATTTTTTATCCTTTTTTAATGAGTGGATTTTACAAAATTTTGGCTAATAAGGTGCTTGATGAAAACTTAATGTGAGCTTTAAAATTTAAAGATTTTGTAGTTTGTGGCTAAGAACGAAGCGCGCTGCCATCTGACGCACTATGGTCTTGTAAATTTTAAAATTTTATGAACGAGTAATTTCGGCTCTGATTTTAGTGGCAAGCTTTGCGAGACTTAAAATCAGTAGTCAATTCTTGTGAGTGAGTGAAGTTTTAAAATTTGAAAATAGTAAATTTCTATTTTTGAAATCCCAACTTTAAATTTATAAACTCTTTTATTCAAAAGGGAGGCAAGGGGACTCAAGTTACGATCTGCTTACAGTTGCGAGCCTACGAAGCAAAGCCGTCTCCTTATCTCTCTTTGATCCTTCGATTCCCTCGAACGTTAGAGGTGCATGCAAATGTGCTAGTGCACTGCATGCGCTTTATCATCAGGCAAGTGTTGAATAAATTTTAAAATTTCATGAACGAGTAATTTCGGCTCTAAAATTTGAGTTAAGCGGTCAGTGAATCCAAAATTTAGTAGTCAATTCTTGCGAGTGAATGGAATTTTAAAATCTATAAAGTGAAAAAGAATTAGATCGCGGACTAAGCCGCAATCCATTATAGATAAACTGGGATATTTGTGTGTTCTAA from Campylobacter concisus encodes:
- the thiE gene encoding thiamine phosphate synthase; this translates as MIEIYAISDDVLMPENLALQYTKEILECGVKFFQFRSKKIPKYERLASEIFNLCEKFGARFIVNDDILFAAHIGAKSVHLGKDDASIKEAFEILGDDAYVGVSCYDSLELALRAKQNGASYVAFGAMFKSPTKPNAPLCKAQTISQAKEMGMNVCVIGGINSSNIASVARVNPDIIALISAIYKDGTIKKNIENLQRNLLL
- a CDS encoding hydroxymethylpyrimidine/phosphomethylpyrimidine kinase, which codes for MKNILIIAGSDSVGGAGVQADIKTCEAFSCYAATAITALTAQNTNGVSNIFATNVTNLNEQIKMVDEELNIDAIKVGMLFNKELISCVGAWLEKFYKQGIKIVIDPVCVAKSGSKLLEDDAIASLKELFKFADIITPNIDEAKVLKLDSKNLPCDMILKRSMVAEICEDTLFKKNGDVIKFKEPLIKPEIMHGAGCSFASALACLLANGHTKEEAIKLAKKYILNAIKNAITTKFGKRLLNHKVGISD
- a CDS encoding aminotransferase class V-fold PLP-dependent enzyme, whose amino-acid sequence is MVNLEHIRENIILKNGIYYFDFTASGLAYKPIEDEIAKILQTYANTHSISSSNAYKTAQTYEDSRRELKSLLGLDDSFYLFACGNGATGAIKKFQEILGIYAPPALKKRYALKPDENSPLVVLGPYEHHSNEISFRQALCEVERIRLDKNGGIDFNHLEQILRINIGREIIATFSVASNVTGVLSDYRKIYTLIKSYGGIVAFDAASFSAYGNIDCDYFDALFLSPHKLLGGVGSCGLLAIKKILANSDEPTFAGGGTVSYVSKNYAIFVKDSEQLEEAGTPPILGLIRANLAYRLRNEIGFEAIYENESELGEYLEKRLAEIPELTCYHPNNIKRLPIFAFNVTGVSPYELAKVLSKEYGIQTRAGCSCAGPYGHDLLHLKEDALFTHKPGWVRAGLHYTHTLKDADYLVDALKNSIKKYSSIWKVDDPFSVDKISGCMGDR
- a CDS encoding DUF234 domain-containing protein, with the translated sequence MKHLDINELIKFHLVFDEFDLKHSYYDVFEAIEAEILNNFLALMPKFYFESDTNDAIKSALIKLARSDRKKFSVNKILPQSLASKVYAKLFEKNFLLLEKSREVLPKRSKNQMLKKEERGYKVEDKIHFNSHFSRFWFRFIEPNLSLLKAGKNDEILAIIKKEFDEYASLGFEILCGELMAKKFLINGIFLSSFWSRNIELDMLLNIGGKIIVGEAKYKERKVCKNVLNLLLKKCEKLNIKPDIIALFSKSGFSSELRNLKDERLRLYEISDFEELLK
- a CDS encoding sensor histidine kinase, whose protein sequence is MNEHDIQAGLKSLIEQTYLIENEYKNLTSSYANLQNFIKDIVEILPNAIWVLDENDEIFLQNSEAVRLGKIFKEIPKKEGEINVDGQIYLFKTSSKDNKLIISATNITVEKRTERLASMGQVAAHLAHEIRNPVGSISLLASTLLKRADERTKPIVNQIQKATWRVERIIKATLLFTKGLNINAQIFDFSQLKKECEEAINFYDYSKDIKFSLEFPDGKYTGDLDLLAIVFQNILFNAIDAIEESDDDEGEIILSYEKIPSEHKFIIYDSGEPIKDKAIVFEPFKSSKLKGNGLGLHLCLQIIEAHKGSIEITLNPKTFCINLPIKE
- a CDS encoding cysteine hydrolase family protein, which produces MNIQNELEAFKKSLQTLDLREISNNGAKNVAFICIDMIEAFAGSGALASQRVAALSNGIATLFDRAWRDFGFRNFILIEDRHTSDSKEFENFLPHAILDTNEIKTVKEIENLSFFKEFKTFYKNSLSIAFNKEFEKFLEQNPQIDTFVITGDCTDMCVYQCVSYLKLRANEYNKKSRVIVPFDLTQTYDIPGHNGDFYHEMFSLHMKLALGADVVKSINF
- a CDS encoding DUF6882 domain-containing protein, producing the protein MFLDKLGVDKSNWSELFSACVGKSTLLQKRAFKLLVEGSNWQVDFDSGKIYFDGREFDMQFIGSESFSSNTWLWGYENINGFDERLLKLANKAREFGEKFGLSAFSTPQFELDENFNGHTISMVLCTAFDEQNYYRIEYEGGAAYVAFRADVVFEEPVLANEILSVVNECISSYELDHKIFIKGLLLSCDMKFSESPNEIVSDKYELSFKFDELNRLINISSKL
- the dnaE gene encoding DNA polymerase III subunit alpha — its product is MSEKSNFTHLHLHTEYSLLDGANKIKELAHVLHDRGDTAAAITDHGNMFGAIDFYKAMKKEGIKPLIGIEAYVHNGEQLDDKSTKQRFHLILIAKNETGYKNLMYLSSMSYIEGFYYYPRINKKILKEHSEGLVCSSACLQGEVSWHLNLSDRNVKFGAKGYERAKEIALEYKEIFGDDFYLEIMRHGIGDQKRIDDDILRIAKETGIKVIATNDTHYTFKERADAHEVFMCIAMNKTLDDPNRLRHSVHEFFVKSKEQMSELFLDIPEVIENTQEIVDKCNLEIKLGNPTPPNFKFTLEYAKERNLTLPEPENRYSFKNDAVFFEYECRKGLEERLKFVPENLHDEYKKRLEIEIGIINKMNFPGYMMIVWDFINEAKSRGVPVGPGRGSAAGSLVAYSLKITDLDPIPYNLLFERFLNPERVSMPDIDVDFCQSRRGEIIDYVTQKYGKFNVAGVITFGKLLAKGVIRDVARVCDMPYAEADAMAKLIPDELGITLKDAYEKEPKIAELISQNPKAAKIWKFALDLEGLNRNAGQHAAGVVISNEELWNKTPLFRQPNSPEDRYVTQYSLKYLEDVDLIKFDFLGLKTLTVIDNAIKLVKQRTSKDIIWEQIDKNDSNVYKMIQSGQAIGIFQIEGEGMRKLGTSLRPDCFEDIVAMLALYRPGPMESGMLDDFVKRKHGEAEITYSFKELEPILAPTYGVIVYQEQVMQIVQAIGGFSLGGADLVRRAMGKKIKEEMDRLKGEFVKGAEAKGLNGQKADDLFELIVKFAGYGFNKSHSAAYAYVTFQTAYLKAYYPAEFMAALLTSEESNVDKIVRYIDEIKRINIDTLPPSINKSTKEFSVVKNGDHDGIIFGLGAIKGVGGAAIENIITEREANGEFKSMDDFVSRIDPFKVNKKVFESLIKAGCFDEFGFSRKMLMQNVENIIEACKSAAQIRKNAVESLFGEDESMNDVNINFVAINDEFDIKQILKFEQESVGIYLSGHPLDDYKDEINKIKYTLSSEFESLPQSAEILVVGKIEDFSTRITKSGKKMGTINVLDFHGNIEIAVFERELGNIEDIVKDEAKRDLPYAFRINITKDDQFVRTNLNEVYSLEDAQNLDFKTRKLKQNSKFSKNEEASTPQIAREYAELEVLLCLSELSKDKITNLYNLGYNEHIKSGTNNDKRLVIKIKNENTAQIFVYKTKFVVNDSFKEKALQAIAC